A single uncultured Methanolobus sp. DNA region contains:
- the rtcA gene encoding RNA 3'-terminal phosphate cyclase, which translates to MIEIDGSYGEGGGQILRTSAALSAIIGEDIHVTNIRRNRPKEGLKPQHLMSIETAAGLCDADIEGAFPGSTDIYFSPSEIKGINDTISIGTAGSIPLLMQAIMPIAIFAKERTKLRISGGTDVAWSPSIDYIREVTLKALKMMGYQAEINLIERGYYPQGGGVAEIEITPSYLKGFYYAYENKSENSIIHGVSHCSRLPEHVAKRQAESAIRILGEIGKEADIGITSDNFRSTGSGITLWSGLCGSVSIGKKGLPAEKVGEHAAKEMLDELLFGAEVDVHVADQLIPYMGLAGEGSFTVREVSKHCLTNIHITEKMLDVRFSINQDKEKKGPVEIAVE; encoded by the coding sequence ATGATAGAAATAGACGGGTCTTACGGGGAAGGCGGCGGTCAGATCCTCAGGACATCTGCAGCTCTTTCTGCAATTATCGGAGAGGACATACACGTAACGAACATACGCCGCAATCGTCCAAAGGAAGGACTAAAACCTCAGCACCTCATGTCCATTGAAACTGCCGCAGGGTTGTGCGATGCTGATATTGAGGGAGCCTTTCCCGGTTCAACTGATATATACTTTTCTCCATCGGAAATAAAGGGGATAAATGATACCATATCCATAGGAACCGCCGGGAGTATTCCCCTTCTTATGCAGGCGATAATGCCCATAGCCATCTTTGCAAAAGAGAGAACAAAACTGCGCATATCCGGCGGGACAGATGTTGCATGGTCACCTTCCATAGATTACATCAGGGAAGTGACATTAAAAGCGCTGAAGATGATGGGATATCAGGCAGAGATTAACCTTATTGAGCGCGGATACTACCCACAGGGAGGAGGAGTTGCAGAAATTGAGATCACTCCTTCCTATTTAAAAGGGTTCTATTACGCATATGAGAACAAAAGTGAGAATAGCATTATTCACGGAGTATCACACTGCTCAAGGCTGCCTGAACATGTTGCAAAAAGGCAGGCTGAATCTGCGATAAGAATACTTGGTGAAATTGGAAAAGAAGCTGACATCGGCATTACTTCTGACAATTTCAGATCTACCGGAAGCGGCATCACTTTGTGGTCCGGCCTTTGCGGCTCTGTGAGCATAGGCAAAAAAGGGCTACCTGCTGAGAAAGTAGGGGAACATGCAGCTAAGGAAATGCTTGATGAACTTTTATTTGGAGCTGAAGTTGATGTGCATGTAGCAGACCAGTTAATTCCCTACATGGGACTTGCCGGGGAAGGTTCGTTCACTGTAAGAGAAGTTTCAAAGCACTGCCTGACAAATATACATATAACTGAAAAAATGCTTGATGTCAGGTTCAGCATTAACCAAGATAAAGAGAAAAAAGGGCCAGTGGAGATTGCCGTGGAATGA
- a CDS encoding RNA 2'-phosphotransferase has product MIRKCKEHGYFRGESCPDCGEEGRYVLDDDREERLGRFISGALRHFPEDVGIEMDPQGWVELNQLCDVMKKRYKWGTMERLISLVESDRKGRYEIDDGFIRARYGHSIEVDLISEYPENDLSYLYYGVSQEEADMLLDNGIYPIRQCYVHLSTSFDKAKEAASVHTDNPVILEVDAETAQQDGVDIVTVNDDIVLARGIPPEYISVVEESEE; this is encoded by the coding sequence ATGATCCGTAAATGTAAAGAGCATGGCTATTTCAGGGGAGAAAGTTGCCCTGACTGTGGAGAAGAAGGACGTTATGTGCTGGATGATGATCGGGAAGAAAGGCTTGGGAGATTCATTTCCGGCGCGCTCAGACACTTCCCTGAAGATGTGGGCATTGAGATGGACCCGCAGGGATGGGTTGAACTTAACCAGCTTTGCGATGTCATGAAAAAGAGATATAAATGGGGTACAATGGAGCGTCTTATATCTCTTGTTGAGTCTGACAGGAAAGGACGCTACGAAATAGATGATGGTTTTATCAGGGCAAGATACGGTCACTCAATAGAAGTTGACCTGATATCAGAATACCCTGAAAATGATCTTTCTTATCTGTATTACGGCGTAAGCCAGGAAGAAGCGGATATGCTCCTTGATAACGGAATATATCCTATCAGGCAGTGTTATGTACACCTGAGCACTTCATTTGACAAGGCAAAAGAGGCTGCTTCGGTCCATACTGATAATCCTGTGATCCTTGAGGTCGATGCAGAAACGGCACAGCAGGACGGAGTTGACATCGTTACTGTAAACGATGACATTGTTCTTGCACGAGGCATTCCGCCAGAGTATATCAGTGTTGTAGAAGAATCCGAGGAATGA